The stretch of DNA GGTTTGTCTGCAGCTGATGCTGAATCATCCTCCAGTTGTCCTCGTCGTAGTTCACCTGGAAATAGCCTGTCACGTTGATGTTCAGCAAGACCCAATCGTCCGATGCGGTTTTGAACAAATCAttctgggctgtggggagggagcagagccGGGGAGGGGCTGCTGAGAAGGCCATGGACTGACCTGACCCCCGGCCCTCCTCTCCCCAGGCTTCAGCAGAGCAGTCCCTCCTGCAGCCTGGCAGCAGCTGGCCCTCAGGCCACTGGGGCAATGCCAAGGAGAGGGGCTTACCTTGGGAAACATCCCGCAGCCAGTAGTGATCCTGCATCACACCATTTTTAATAGATGAGATGGGAACAATCCAGAGGTAGCTGCAACAAGAGATCCAGAGGCCAGGTGTGAGAGACGGCAGCTTGTGACCACCGCCAGCGAAGGCAGCCCTGCCCGGCCTCTCGGTTTCTGCTCGACTCTGGCCCCAAGAGGAAGACTGTCAACAACTATTGTGGCCGAGGCCACAGAGGCCAGACCCTGCTATGGTCAGAGTGTCCCACAGCAAATAGTCCTCAGAACCCTCGGGAGAACGCCTGGCTCAATGACTCCATCTGCTCACTCGAACGCTGAGGAGCGGGTGACGTTGGATTCGGAGTCGAGGAGGAAGTGCTTCTGTGAGATGTTTCCTGTCTTGGTGTCCACGGTGATGACGGGGAAGCCCATCTGCAGGGTCCATCGATCCATGATGGCTCTCACAGTGTCTGGCAGCCTGATGGACGTCTGAGCATCCACAGCCTTGGGTAGAGTGAGATAGCGCAGCCGTCAGCAGACTGCTCTTCTCCCACCTGCCCATCTCGGCAGCCCTGGTACCCCTGGACTAGCCCTAGTGGTGCCTTGCTGGAAGGCAGTGGAGGAGcactgggctgggaggcaggagctggggtCCCGGCCTGGCCATCTCTCCCCTCAGCTGCCTGGCACTGGATGAGCCAAGAGTGCCCCAGCCTCCGGTTTATTCTGCACTGATTCAACACATCCCTGGCCCTCCTTTTCTGTGGTCCAACCTGAGGTGGGTGTGTGTCGGGGAGGGGCATCCAGGATGCCATGGGTCAGCCTGAACGGATCTGGGAGGATGGGCAGGGATGAAGGAAGATGTCACAGGCAGGGCCAAGGAGCGGGCTGTGGTCGATGCAAAGGAAGTGCACCAGGCTGAGAATGTGGGGATGGGCTTTGGGTGGCTATTATTGTCTTAAagctttgttttgtcttgtcttttttggctgcccccacagcacgtggaagttcccaggccagggattgaatctgtgccacagcagcgaccttgGCCACTATagtggctatgccagatccttaacccacaagagagtcccactgctttttttttagctatttcttgggctgctcccgcggcatatggaggttcccaggctaggggtcgaatcagagctgtagccactggcctacaccacagctcacggcaacgccggatcgttaacccactgagcaagggcagggaccgaacctgcaacctcatggttcctagtcggattcgttaaccactgcgccacgacgggaactccctcattgctTTTGTAATAACAAAAGGGCAACCACCTCTGTTaataactgagaaaataaaaactaacaacAGCATAAAAAGAGGGCAGAAGACCACGTTAAAAGGGGCAAGCTGAGCaggagaggagctgggggagggggcgctcagggaaagagggaaggggaggcagagatggggctGAAGGGGCTCTGgcgtggaggagggatggagtgagAAATCCAGGCAGGGCAAGGAAGATGTGGAAGCAGAGGGGAGGGACTGAGGctatgggaggtgggggaggggaccagaCTCGTGGTAGAGGGTGTTGAGCTGGCGCTGGGAGGGCCCTGCAGCCTGGCCGGGGCTCTGGAACAAGGCCCCAGGGCTCCCCTCCCTGGTCAGGCTGGTCATGGAGCATGGGCACGTGGAGGGGTCAGTGGGACTGATGAGGGCCATAGAGAAGGGGTGGGTGGCGGCAGCTGTCAAGGAGAGACTGTGGTGGGGGATGGTGGAGAGGGTGCAACTCCAGcctcaggagggcagggaggggcaggctggagggagggaggggggacttGGCCCAAAGGTTTGCCCTCACAGACGGTGGAGTGGAGCTGGGTGGGAGGGTCAAAGCTGTGCTGAGGGTGCTGGTCTGTGCGAAGTCATGCCTGGGAGGGGCTGGCCGGGCACAGGGCAGCCAGAAGTGCTGAGCAGGTGAACCACAGGCTCCAAAGTTCCTGGCAGAGGAAGGCTTGGCCCTGGGAAACCTGAGAGCCCATGTCCTCCCCACCTAGATGAGGGGACCCCTCAGAGCTCACTACAGTGGTAGGGCCAGCCCTCTGCCAGAGCTCCCAACACAGGCTCTCACCATGCCTCCTCGAGGAGCCATCACCtagcccattttagagatgagcaaCTGAGGCTCCACGTGACCTGTGTGGGAGGGTAAGCAGGGGGGCTGGGCCTGTTCTCTTATATGCGTGCTGCCCCTAGGGACTTCCAGCATCTCAGAGCCCCCATAGAACAGCTTGGGTtgggagggcggggggggggcaggggcggggtggcGGCGGGGAGTGGGGTGGTGGCTGGCTATCACTGACCTTCTGCAGGTGCTCCCACAGGTCCAGGTAGGTGGTGTTCTGATAGGCAAAGGCATGCAAGTAGGACTGTGGAAAGACAGGGCACAGTGAGGGGAAAGCCGGTGCTGCCAGGCTCTAGCAATGGACCTCTGCAATTGGCCAGGGCTGGAGGAAACGCCCCCCACCCAACAGCTGGCCAAGGGTACTCACCGCCAGGCCCTCCTTGAACAGGTCCTCAGTCAGGAAGTTGGAGAGCATCCTGATAACCGAGGCTCCCTGGTAGAGGGGAGGGGGCTCAGAAGGCTGCGCAGAGCCAGCAGGACCCTGTGTCCCCACTGGGCTGGGACAGGCGCTCTGGGAGCCCCAGCTTCAGTGGGTCCGCATGGGCAGggtccccacctccttccctgcGCCCCCCACTGTCTCAGCACCAGCACGGAGGCTGGGCAGCACCTTGCTGTAGGAGATGGAGTCAAACATCTCGCTGATCTGGGCAGGTGTGTTGACCTCCTCAGCAGGGGTGGTCAGCGGGTGGGAGGAAGCCAGAGCATCCACAGCCATCACTCGGTACACGTCGCCTGGCACGATGAGGTCTTTCTGCAAAGCCCTGAGAGCCATCAGGAGACTGGCCTGGGAAGGGTGACGCAGGCCCTCCCCCATCCCAGACCACAGGGCCCCCGGGCAGTGGGCTTACCAGATTCCAGGTGGGCTCTGCGTGGTCAGCACCCAGGTACTCCACATAGGAGGCAAAGCCCTCATTCAGCCACAGGTCATTCCACCAGGCCAGGGTCACCAGGTTGCCAAACcactgtgggggagggaggtcgCTAAGTACCCAGAGCTACTCTTGACCAAGTGTTCTTCGCATGCCAGGCTTGAGTGTGAGGCTTTACTGACCTAATTGTGACTCCTCCCTGCCACCTGCCAGGTggacccctcctccctccttggcTGCCAAGGACAGAGCCAGGACCTGTGCCATCTCCTCCCAGagcccccctcccttctctgtctgCACGCCCTGCTATGGGGGCTACCTGGTGGGCCAGCTCGTGAGCAATCACAGTGACAACTCGCTCTTTGTTGCTGATGGAGGAGGACTGTGGGTCAAACAGCAGCGCGTTCTCCCGGTAGGTCACCAGCCCCCAGTTCTCCATGGCACCGGCATTGAAGTCGGGCAAGGCAATCTGGTCTGGGGAGGCCAGGGTGTTGGCAGGATGGTCTCTGGgtatggggaggtggggggagaccaGTCCGCCTCCCCCCATGCAAGGCCCCTCACTCACCGGATTTGGGGAGTGGGTAGGGTGTATTATAATGATTGGCAAAGAAGTTTAGGATGGGACCTGTCACATTCAGGGCATACATGCCATGGCCCTCTGCAATTGCATTAGGCCGAGCCCAGATCCGGATCTGCAAAGATAGAGGTGGGTCAGGGCCCCCCTTGGGTCCTGGTGCTGGTGGGCCAAGTCCCAGAGTCAGGGGGACAAACCAGGTTAAAGTGGAGGTTTGGTCAGCAGAGAAGAGGGTGGCGGGGGCGGTGGGGCGGTAAAGGGGGTGTCCCTGCGGAGCTTTGAGCCTTTGGGGAATAACCACAGACTCAGCTGCTATCTGTCTGGCATTCAGGGGCCAGGAACTCCCTTCATGAGGAGggtcccatttttcagatgcagAGACTGAAGGTCAGAGAACTTGGGACATTTGCCCAAGATGActcagagctggaattcaaacacTGCCTCACGACTCAAGCACAGGGACAAGGATGAGGATAAATGGGAatacttcccaggccagggccaatGTGGGGAAGGGCAGGTGGGCTCAGCCCCTTACCAGGACGCCATTTTGGGCCGTTTCATTCACGCTCTGGAACTCGCTCACGATGTAGGCCAGAAGGTACGTGGACATCACAGGTGTGGTTTCGAACTCAGTGACAGACCAGTTGGGGTCTTCTGCAAGTGGGGTGCTGGAACCTGGGTGCGACACGCAGGCGTGGAGGGGTGCCCTCTTCCTGGGCCTGCACCCCAGCAACAGggacctgcaccccagccccagggaccTGCTTTCCCAGGCCGTGTGGTCCCCGCCAGGCCCGCTCACCTTTGGGCGGCATATTGGACAGGGCCGTGAGGTTGTTAGGGTGGATGAGAGTGATGTTGAACGTGGCCTTCATGGCTGGCTCGTCAAAGCATGGGAAGGATTTCCGGGCATCTGTAGACTGCATCTGTGTCGTGGCCAGCACCCTGCCCGAAGCAGGGGGTTAGAAGGTATGCCAGCAAAATGCCTGTGCCCATGGgggtggccgggggtggggggtgtaggCCATGGCTGGCTGGGCATGGAAAGGGGTGCACAgccccatccctgccctccccgcctcccccaggcCGCCTCCAGGCTGACAGGCCAGCTGACTTGGGAGAGCAGAGCTCCTTCTGGACTTGGGGTCAAAGTCCGGGCAGGCTCCACCCCTGAATTAGCTGGGAGACCTTGGGCAAATTTCTGTCCTCAGAGCCTGTTTTCCTTTCTACCCAAGGGGGCACTTGGATCACTCACCCCTGACTCCCTAAGGTTAGGGGGGCTCTCCGGGAAAGGGCTGATTGTCTAGATAGCTTCTCTACCAGAGCTGCGGATGGAGCGACGGGCCAGCCAAAGTCTCCAGAAGGTTCCAAGGTCCCGAATCCAAGCCCTTCCTTGGCCCCCAGGATCCAGCTCTGCCTCAGCATCTAGGGTGTGCCCCCACCTGACTTACTTTTTGACGTTGCCCTCCATGTACTCGCTGCGGTAGAAGCCTGCCAGGTCGTCGGCAAGTTCCCCCTGGAATTCACTCTCCATCTCGTACATGTGGCCGGGCTGCAGCGAGCCCTTGAGGTGGACCACCAGGTACTCAGTGAGCTCTACCAGCTCAGTCCTGTCGATCTCTGGGACCTGGGAGTCCCCCACGCCCCGCAGGACCACCATGTGCCCCTGGGTGGTGTAGTTGAGCTTCTTGCTATGGATGATGATGACATCGGTGGGCTCCTGGCAGATGAAGCGGACGATGCTTTTGCCCTTGAAGATGTACAGGCCATCCGCGTTGGGAGTGAGGTAGGGTCTCAGCGTCACGTTGTAGGAATCAGGCAACAGCGTTGTGGGTAGGCGGTACCGGTTCCACGGCTTGCTCTGGTCCAAGGTGATGGCGgctgtggtggtgatggtgggcgACGTGGGGGCCTGGGGGACATGCTCGGCATTCTTGTTCTTCTCCTGGGCGTACACCACAGACAGAGCGATGATGGTGGCCACGGCCGCCACGCCGAGGAGGATGCCCAGGATGCCCAGGGCCTTGGAAATGTAGAATCCCTTGGCCATGGTGAGGGTGAGAAGGGAGCTCGGGGAGGCTCAGGACGGGCAGGGGACAGGGCAGCTTCGGACCAGGCTTATATCCCTGAAGGGGAGGAGCCCCACAGCCTGCAGACTGGGCAAAAATTAACCAGGGCTCAGACAGACGAAGGTCACTGAACTGGGTAGAGACACTGCTCCGGTTCTGGAGGGGAGATTCAGGAACAGCGTGCGGAGTGCGGCTCAGGGGTGCCTGCTGGGAGCAAACAGGGTCTGGTTACAGGCTGCAGGAGCCTGGGAGCCCACCAAGGGCTGAAGGGCAGGTGGCAGGCAGCTGGCCCAGCGGGGAGAGGGAGCGGCCAGGTGGCTTGGATCtccctgtgagctgtgagctATGACAACAGGCACAGGAGCAGGAAGACTGAGGTTAGATCCAGGAGGGTCGAAGGACGTCCCAGGAGCAAGAGGTGGGAGGTGAAAAGACGGGGAGAGCCGGCCTCTGGCTCGGGTCAAGACCACACCGGGTCAGCCCTGCAGTTGGAGGGATGCCCGGCGCTCCTCAGGGACATGGTCCCAGCCTCCCGCATTCTTCCAGAGCAGGGAGTTCTTCCAGGTCCTCCCCCCGCCACTTTCCCTTCTTGCCAAAAACTTTCCCCTCAATTATCAGCTCACTGAGTAGAATGAAATaagttgttttgcctttttttttttttttttttttttttaaagaagggagGCTAGCGGCGGCTTAACCTCTTCCCAGCCATGACCTCTGGCAGGTAAGTTCTCCTTTCTGAGAACCCTGTtcacataaataaatactagAATTTACGTCTCAGATTTGGTGAGCGGATTTAATGTTAGAAAACATATTAAACACCATATAGTAGAACCTCAAaatccttcccttctttctcatcCAGAGGGTCACCCATTCTATCCGTGGTAGAAATGAAGGTACTCCTTATACTCAACAGCACATGTCCTTACAGGAAAACAATGTTCACTGTCACCCTTCCCATCCACCAGTTTCTTGGACCTCAACGCCTGACCCTCACCCCAACATCTGACTCACCCTCTCCCCCATTCTCACCGTGTCCTTGGCAAAAGCCATTCTCATCATTTATgtgggcaaggctggatcctcacGTTATCCTAGTGGATAATCACTTGCACTAGGGCCCCCTCAAACAAGCTTGCCACACAAATTGGATCATTTTACCCACTGCTTAAGACCTTCCTTTTGCTCTTGGAATTCAGACCCAGTCTTTTAAAAGACACCCACAAGTTCAAGTGCTATCGGCTGGCTAATTTCCCAACCTCATTCTCACCATACCCAGCTCTGTGCAGAACTGTAACCACTCTGGCCTTCATCCAGCCCCTCCACCACAGGACCTTGCACGTGCAGTTCCCTCAGCTTGgatcctccttttcctcttcttgccCTGGTTAATATCCTCTTTATCCCCCCATTCCACCTCAGAGAAGTCACCCTGACCTCCCTGACCAGTCATGCCCCTTCAGCACCACAAATCTCTTCCTTAAAGCCCTATAACTGAGCACCATTTATCTGTGTGGTGATGACTCAAGGACTGCCTGGCTCCCCCACTAACTGCAGGACCCCccccttttgtcttcttagggctgcacctgcgccatatggaagttcccaggctaggggtccaatcagagctgtagctgccagcctacaccacagccacagccacacaggatttgagccacatctgcgatctacaccacagctcacagcaacaccggatgcttaacccaccaagtgaagccagggatcgaatctgcatcctcatggttactagtcagattcatttctgctgagccacgatgggaactcctgcaggacAGGCCCCTGGAGAACAGATCCTTGGCTGCTTCTGCTCACTGGCACTAGGCAtggtgcccagcacacagtagttgctcaatacatatttgttgagtgaatacaCACATGCATGAATGGGTGCATAGACAAATGAGTCAATTCAAGAGTCACTCCTTGCTGAAGTCTTTCTAGCCCATCTGTCCCCTGTCCCCATTCCCACCCTTGCCCTGGGAGAATTGTCAGCCCCTTTCTTTTGAGCCCTCCTCCGACCATGGCAGATGGGCAAGACTCTCCTGGGGCCAAACGCATCTCAGGGCTTATGCCTATCTTGTCAACGCCTTGAGGACCTTGTTCATCTGCCACTCCCTGCTCTGGCTTGGGCTGGCCACCCCCCGAGCCTGCCTGAAAGCCtggtgaatgaatgcatgcatggATTAAATGTATGCATAGATTAATTCCTTCAGGCATGCTTGTAAGAGTGAATGACTGCTACCTGTCCTATGGCCAGTGGAGGCCAGGGACTTGAGTGCAGGGTCTTCAGAGGGATCCCAGGTACCTATCGTTCAGCTTAAGGGGGCTCTGAGCCCTTAgcacttccctccttctctctggagACTTGCCCTCAGGGCCCTAGGCTGGGCAGTGTGGACTTACCACCTCGGTGACCTACAGCCACCTCCATCAGGCCTGGGCTGATGGCCAGGGGGCATGAGTGAGAAGCCAAGTACCCGGGGGAGGACTCCAGCTTGGGCACAGTGACAGAAGGAACAGCAGCCCCTGAAGTTGACCGAGGGTGAGAAGTATATACTTCTGGCCTCCCTCCATCAGAGCTAGACTTTGCCAAGGCAGGTCCCCTTTATTTACCTTTATAGGCCGATGGTCTGGCACCCAGGGGCCATGTATCCCCTGCACTGAGTTTCACTCTGCAGGGCCTTCAGCCCCCTCCCTTTGCTGCAGAAAGACACACAAGCCTGCCTGGCCTAATCCCTACTCCAAACAAAGGAAGAGGCCCGGCCTGGCCTACCATGGCCTCTTCCTGTTTGCTTTGGACACAGACCACGGGCCTGGTTGGCTGGAGTCTTTACTCCTTTGGAAAGGGCCTCTGGTCCTCCAAGTTGGCGCAGCGGGCCACCCATTGCCCTGTAATGAGAGGTCCCTGTTCTGGGCACCATgccagcccaggctgggggcacAGAGGGGCCTGCTCCACAGTCCCCATTTTCTTTGATAATGAAAAGGGACCCTTCTTTCAGCCCCTGACCCAGGCACAGATCTCCACCCCCAGGGAACAGCAATAACTGAGCTGtcctccctgtcccccagccTGCCCACACAGCTCCGCAGAGGGATCTTCCTCTCCTGCTTGAACCTGGTCTCCAGTTCCTCACTGCTGGCAGAATGAAACCTCATTTCTGGCTTGAGTCTGAAAACCTTCTGTGAAGTTAACCCTCTGGCCTCTGCTTCCAATGCCCAACATGGCTCCAGCTGTTAGCATTTCTCCATACTCTCCACTTTTTCATACCTCTTGACCCATCCTATTTCCACTGCTGAGGAatgcctttcctctccctcctgtcAAGCTCCTTCCTACTCATTCTTGAAAACACAGCTCAGATGTCACTACCTTCTCATGAGTGGGCAGCCCCTTACCCCAGTGCTTCCCTGGCCTCTGGTTCATTCATCTATCGCAGCACTTAAGAAAAGGCCATCCATGTGTTCTAAAGCTTCTCGCTAGACCAAGGCACCTCAAGGGAAGGCTCTGCGAACACCCCTCCATGCCTAGCACAGGGCAGAAGCCCTATGTTGGCTAAACGAATGACAATGTCCACGATGTTTGCCATGGCTTAGAGGTCCGGTGTGACACAGCCCCATGAGTCTCCAGTCTTGTCTCAACGCTTTGGCCTCTTTCGGTTTCTCAAGCCCATCATCTCTTCCCTCTTCCAgcacccaccctccccccacccaccctctggGCCTGGAAAGCTTCTGTCTTTCCCTCACCTATCACCCCCTCATGCTGGATGCTCACTTCAGTCATGCTGTCCCAGCACAGCCCTCCTGCTTCCCCAAGACCCAGCGCTGTGAGGACAGTATCCTCCACACCAGGCAAGCAGCTAGTATGCAGCAGGCAAGTCACACACGCTAGTGGAATGGAAGCAGCAGTAAGAAAATGAGTGGCAGCGGTTAAAGATGGAACTCGGTGTAACTCAAACTCTTGACTCTCAGCACAgattccctctgtggctcacaCTCCTTCTCGGGCTCCAAGGCTGTGCATACAAACCACTTGCATGAGTTTTGCCATATCCGTGATCCTCCTGTACATTATTTACTTATACTTTTCTTCAAATCAATTTACTGCTCTCCTTCTGAATAGTAATGACCATAAAGTCATGGTTGGATGTATTACATTATATTTTTCCTGATACACTTTCCATTTATGACTActgatttaaaaatgattcaggagttcccattgtggctcagtggtaacatagtatccaggagggtgcaggtttgatccctggcccggctcagtgggctaaggatccggtgttgccatgagctgtggtgtaggttgcaaatgtggttcggatctggcgttgctctggctgtggtataggctggcagccacagctctaattcaaccctagcctgggaacttccatgtgccacggttgtggccctaaaaagaccaaaaaaaaaaaaaaaaaaaaaaaaaaaaaactatacatctAGGTATTCCCTAAAATGATCTTGTATAGCTGCACTTACTTTGGGAATCACTACTCCATCCTACATGATTCTGGGGGTGGCATCACCTGCCGGCTGTCTTGGGGGTGGACAGGTGAGCAGAATGTGCACATTCCTTTCACTGCCCATCTCTTGATGAGGGAGAAGCCTAGTACCAAGCCCCAGTCTCAACCAAAGCAGTCTATCTATGGGTTTATGTATACATACAGAAATTATGTATTATGCCTGCCCTGCCTATGTTTGTGTTTGAGAACAAaagttctaaattaaaaaaaaaaaatttaaggttgaTAACAATTGTATTAGAGAATCTTTAAGGCATAGCCACTCACATAGAAGACATCAAATGAAGAGCCAAAGGCAGCTCAATCTCAGATGTGAGGGTACAAGTTGCCTTCGTTTCAAACATGAACTCGCCAGGAGCCTgcgaggggctgggagggggagccTAGGATCAGCAGGCAGGCAAACAACTGTGCAGCCCAGGCTTCCTCGCAGATCCCTGGGTCTTGGGATAACTGCTGCTCACTCGGTGCCTCCTGCCGGCCCCGCCCCCAGTGCTACCCCCCAGCCCCCTCagctgcagggctgggcaggcTGGGAGCCAGGGAACAACCCAAAGCCCATCTGTCTGCTGGGAAGGAGcagagagtggggagggggatgaggctggggctggggctccaaCACAGGGCACACACTGGCCCTTCAGGCCCCTGGCCTTCTCCCAGGCTTCTGAGGTCTCCACCCACAGCTCCaaga from Sus scrofa isolate TJ Tabasco breed Duroc chromosome 7, Sscrofa11.1, whole genome shotgun sequence encodes:
- the ANPEP gene encoding aminopeptidase N isoform X1 → MAKGFYISKALGILGILLGVAAVATIIALSVVYAQEKNKNAEHVPQAPTSPTITTTAAITLDQSKPWNRYRLPTTLLPDSYNVTLRPYLTPNADGLYIFKGKSIVRFICQEPTDVIIIHSKKLNYTTQGHMVVLRGVGDSQVPEIDRTELVELTEYLVVHLKGSLQPGHMYEMESEFQGELADDLAGFYRSEYMEGNVKKVLATTQMQSTDARKSFPCFDEPAMKATFNITLIHPNNLTALSNMPPKGSSTPLAEDPNWSVTEFETTPVMSTYLLAYIVSEFQSVNETAQNGVLIRIWARPNAIAEGHGMYALNVTGPILNFFANHYNTPYPLPKSDQIALPDFNAGAMENWGLVTYRENALLFDPQSSSISNKERVVTVIAHELAHQWFGNLVTLAWWNDLWLNEGFASYVEYLGADHAEPTWNLKDLIVPGDVYRVMAVDALASSHPLTTPAEEVNTPAQISEMFDSISYSKGASVIRMLSNFLTEDLFKEGLASYLHAFAYQNTTYLDLWEHLQKAVDAQTSIRLPDTVRAIMDRWTLQMGFPVITVDTKTGNISQKHFLLDSESNVTRSSAFDYLWIVPISSIKNGVMQDHYWLRDVSQGKPLSLALPQWPEGQLLPGCRRDCSAEAWGEEGRGSGQSMAFSAAPPRLCSLPTAQNDLFKTASDDWVLLNINVTGYFQVNYDEDNWRMIQHQLQTNLSVIPVINRAQVIYDSFNLATAHMVPVTLALDNTLFLNGEKEYMPWQAALSSLSYFSLMFDRSEVYGPMKKYLRKQVEPLFQHFETLTKNWTERPENLMDQYSEINAISTACSNGLPQCENLAKTLFDQWMSDPENNPIHPNLRSTIYCNAIAQGGQDQWDFAWGQLQQAQLVNEADKLRSALACSNEVWLLNRYLGYTLNPDLIRKQDATSTINSIASNVIGQPLAWDFVQSNWKKLFQDYGGGSFSFSNLIQGVTRRFSSEFELQQLEQFKKNNMDVGFGSGTRALEQALEKTKANIKWVKENKEVVLNWFIEHS
- the ANPEP gene encoding aminopeptidase N isoform X2, which codes for MAKGFYISKALGILGILLGVAAVATIIALSVVYAQEKNKNAEHVPQAPTSPTITTTAAITLDQSKPWNRYRLPTTLLPDSYNVTLRPYLTPNADGLYIFKGKSIVRFICQEPTDVIIIHSKKLNYTTQGHMVVLRGVGDSQVPEIDRTELVELTEYLVVHLKGSLQPGHMYEMESEFQGELADDLAGFYRSEYMEGNVKKVLATTQMQSTDARKSFPCFDEPAMKATFNITLIHPNNLTALSNMPPKGSSTPLAEDPNWSVTEFETTPVMSTYLLAYIVSEFQSVNETAQNGVLIRIWARPNAIAEGHGMYALNVTGPILNFFANHYNTPYPLPKSDQIALPDFNAGAMENWGLVTYRENALLFDPQSSSISNKERVVTVIAHELAHQWFGNLVTLAWWNDLWLNEGFASYVEYLGADHAEPTWNLKDLIVPGDVYRVMAVDALASSHPLTTPAEEVNTPAQISEMFDSISYSKGASVIRMLSNFLTEDLFKEGLASYLHAFAYQNTTYLDLWEHLQKAVDAQTSIRLPDTVRAIMDRWTLQMGFPVITVDTKTGNISQKHFLLDSESNVTRSSAFDYLWIVPISSIKNGVMQDHYWLRDVSQAQNDLFKTASDDWVLLNINVTGYFQVNYDEDNWRMIQHQLQTNLSVIPVINRAQVIYDSFNLATAHMVPVTLALDNTLFLNGEKEYMPWQAALSSLSYFSLMFDRSEVYGPMKKYLRKQVEPLFQHFETLTKNWTERPENLMDQYSEINAISTACSNGLPQCENLAKTLFDQWMSDPENNPIHPNLRSTIYCNAIAQGGQDQWDFAWGQLQQAQLVNEADKLRSALACSNEVWLLNRYLGYTLNPDLIRKQDATSTINSIASNVIGQPLAWDFVQSNWKKLFQDYGGGSFSFSNLIQGVTRRFSSEFELQQLEQFKKNNMDVGFGSGTRALEQALEKTKANIKWVKENKEVVLNWFIEHS
- the ANPEP gene encoding aminopeptidase N (The RefSeq protein has 5 substitutions compared to this genomic sequence), whose product is MAKGFYISKALGILGILLGVAAVATIIALSVVYAQEKNKNAEHVPQAPTSPTITTTAAITLDQSKPWNRYRLPTTLLPDSYFVTLRPYLTPNADGLYIFKGKSIVRLLCQEPTDVIIIHSKKLNYTTQGHMVVLRGVGDSQVPEIDRTELVELTEYLVVHLKGSLQPGHMYEMESEFQGELADDLAGFYRSEYMEGNVKKVLATTQMQSTDARKSFPCFDEPAMKATFNITLIHPNNLTALSNMPPKGSSTPLAEDPNWSVTEFETTPVMSTYLLAYIVSEFQSVNETAQNGVLIRIWARPNAIAEGHGMYALNVTGPILNFFANHYNTSYPLPKSDQIALPDFNAGAMENWGLVTYRENALLFDPQSSSISNKERVVTVIAHELAHQWFGNLVTLAWWNDLWLNEGFASYVEYLGADHAEPTWNLKDLIVPGDVYRVMAVDALASSHPLTTPAEEVNTPAQISEMFDSISYSKGASVIRMLSNFLTEDLFKEGLASYLHAFAYQNTTYLDLWEHLQKAVDAQTSIRLPDTVRAIMDRWTLQMGFPVITVDTKTGNISQKHFLLDSESNVTRSSAFDYLWIVPISSIKNGVMQDHYWLRDVSQAQNDLFKTASDDWVLLNVNVTGYFQVNYDEDNWRMIQHQLQTNLSVIPVINRAQVIYDSFNLATAHMVPVTLALDNTLFLNGEKEYMPWQAALSSLSYFSLMFDRSEVYGPMKKYLRKQVEPLFQHFETLTKNWTERPENLMDQYSEINAISTACSNGLPQCENLAKTLFDQWMSDPENNPIHPNLRSTIYCNAIAQGGQDQWDFAWGQLQQAQLVNEADKLRSALACSNEVWLLNRYLGYTLNPDLIRKQDATSTINSIASNVIGQPLAWDFVQSNWKKLFQDYGGGSFSFSNLIQGVTRRFSSEFELQQLEQFKKNNMDVGFGSGTRALEQALEKTKANIKWVKENKEVVLNWFIEHS